A genomic window from Equus asinus isolate D_3611 breed Donkey chromosome 25, EquAss-T2T_v2, whole genome shotgun sequence includes:
- the LOC106835715 gene encoding T-cell surface glycoprotein CD1e, membrane-associated-like isoform X2 has translation MLLLLLLLFKGLPCHGASTVAPLLLGFHHPAAEEPLSYHFIQISSFANHSWAYTQASGWLGEVETEAWDSVSGTIRFLKPWSHGNFSKEEVKNLEALLELYLHSFTTEVQVFASQFQFEYPFELQVLFGCQMRAGKPSESFLNGAYQGSDFLSFQGNSWKPSPGAGSRAQNVCRVLNHYRVIKEIVQRLLSDTCPRLLASLLDAGKSELEQQVKPEAWVSKGPSPGPGRLLLVCHVSGFHPKPVWVMWMRGEQEQPGTQRGDVLPNADGTWYLRVTLDVTSGEAAGLTCRVKHSSPGGHDIIIHWDGNSILLILICLTVIVILVMLVVVDLRFKKQSSNQNILYPHVPNPAFSTRTNTRDPRSSGHLLCLAQDLWIKSKFLKNWKTSLKRLW, from the exons atgctgctcctgctgctcctgctcTTCAAGGGACTTCCCTGCCATGGAGCAAGCACAGTGG CTCCCCTGCTCCTAGGATTCCATCATCCAGCAGCAGAAGAGCCCCTCTCCTACCACTTCATCCAGATCTCCTCCTTTGCCAACCACAGCTGGGCATACACCCAGGCCTCAGGCTGGCTGGGCGAGGTGGAGACTGAGGCCTGGGACAGTGTCTCGGGCACCATCCGCTTTCTGAAGCCCTGGTCCCACGGCAACTTcagcaaggaagaagtgaagaaCCTTGAGGCACTACTGGAGTTGTACTTGCACAGTTTCACTACGGAAGTGCAGGTCTTCGCCAGTCAGTTTCAGTTTGAAT ATCCCTTTGAGCTCCAGGTATTATTTGGCTGTCAAATGCGTGCAGGGAAACCCTCAGAAAGCTTCTTAAATGGGGCATATCAAGGAtcagatttcctcagtttccAAGGAAATTCCTGGAAGCCATCCCCAGGAGCAGGGAGTCGGGCTCAGAATGTCTGTAGGGTGCTCAATCACTACAGGGTTATTAAAGAAATCGTTCAGAGACTTCTCAGTGACACCTGCCCTAGACTTCTGGCAAGTCTCCTTGACGCAGGGAAGTCAGAGCTGGAACAACAAG TGAAACCAGAGGCTTGGGTGTCCAAAGGCCCCAGTCCTGGGCCTGGCCGTCTGCTGCTGGTGTGCCATGTCTCTGGCTTTCATCCAAAACCCGTGTGGGTGATGTGGATGCGGGGTGAGCAGGAGCAACCAGGCACTCAGCGAGGTGATGTGCTGCCCAATGCTGATGGGACATGGTATCTCCGAGTAACCCTGGATGTGACGTCTGGGGAGGCAGCCGGCCTGACTTGTCGAGTGAAGCACAGCAGTCCAGGAGGCCATGATATAATCATCCACTGGG ACGGAAACTCCATCTTGCTGATATTGATCTGTTTGACTGTAATAGTTATCTTGGTCATGTTGGTTGTAGTTGACTTACGGTTTAAAAAGCAGAG CTCAAATCAGAACATCCTTTATCCTCATGTACCCAACCCTGCCTTTTCCACAAGAACCAACACTCGAGACCCCAGGAGTTCAGGACATCTGCTCTGCTTGGCACAAGACTTGTGGATCAAAAGCAAATTCTTGAAGAATTGGAAAACAAGCCTAAAGCGGCTCTGGTGA
- the LOC106835715 gene encoding T-cell surface glycoprotein CD1e, membrane-associated-like isoform X1, translating to MLLLLLLLFKGLPCHGASTVASLLSSFHNLSAAHSSLSAPLLLGFHHPAAEEPLSYHFIQISSFANHSWAYTQASGWLGEVETEAWDSVSGTIRFLKPWSHGNFSKEEVKNLEALLELYLHSFTTEVQVFASQFQFEYPFELQVLFGCQMRAGKPSESFLNGAYQGSDFLSFQGNSWKPSPGAGSRAQNVCRVLNHYRVIKEIVQRLLSDTCPRLLASLLDAGKSELEQQVKPEAWVSKGPSPGPGRLLLVCHVSGFHPKPVWVMWMRGEQEQPGTQRGDVLPNADGTWYLRVTLDVTSGEAAGLTCRVKHSSPGGHDIIIHWDGNSILLILICLTVIVILVMLVVVDLRFKKQSSNQNILYPHVPNPAFSTRTNTRDPRSSGHLLCLAQDLWIKSKFLKNWKTSLKRLW from the exons atgctgctcctgctgctcctgctcTTCAAGGGACTTCCCTGCCATGGAGCAAGCACAGTGG CTTCTCTTCTCTCATCCTTTCACAATCTCTCCGCTGCTCATTCCTCTCTCTCAGCTCCCCTGCTCCTAGGATTCCATCATCCAGCAGCAGAAGAGCCCCTCTCCTACCACTTCATCCAGATCTCCTCCTTTGCCAACCACAGCTGGGCATACACCCAGGCCTCAGGCTGGCTGGGCGAGGTGGAGACTGAGGCCTGGGACAGTGTCTCGGGCACCATCCGCTTTCTGAAGCCCTGGTCCCACGGCAACTTcagcaaggaagaagtgaagaaCCTTGAGGCACTACTGGAGTTGTACTTGCACAGTTTCACTACGGAAGTGCAGGTCTTCGCCAGTCAGTTTCAGTTTGAAT ATCCCTTTGAGCTCCAGGTATTATTTGGCTGTCAAATGCGTGCAGGGAAACCCTCAGAAAGCTTCTTAAATGGGGCATATCAAGGAtcagatttcctcagtttccAAGGAAATTCCTGGAAGCCATCCCCAGGAGCAGGGAGTCGGGCTCAGAATGTCTGTAGGGTGCTCAATCACTACAGGGTTATTAAAGAAATCGTTCAGAGACTTCTCAGTGACACCTGCCCTAGACTTCTGGCAAGTCTCCTTGACGCAGGGAAGTCAGAGCTGGAACAACAAG TGAAACCAGAGGCTTGGGTGTCCAAAGGCCCCAGTCCTGGGCCTGGCCGTCTGCTGCTGGTGTGCCATGTCTCTGGCTTTCATCCAAAACCCGTGTGGGTGATGTGGATGCGGGGTGAGCAGGAGCAACCAGGCACTCAGCGAGGTGATGTGCTGCCCAATGCTGATGGGACATGGTATCTCCGAGTAACCCTGGATGTGACGTCTGGGGAGGCAGCCGGCCTGACTTGTCGAGTGAAGCACAGCAGTCCAGGAGGCCATGATATAATCATCCACTGGG ACGGAAACTCCATCTTGCTGATATTGATCTGTTTGACTGTAATAGTTATCTTGGTCATGTTGGTTGTAGTTGACTTACGGTTTAAAAAGCAGAG CTCAAATCAGAACATCCTTTATCCTCATGTACCCAACCCTGCCTTTTCCACAAGAACCAACACTCGAGACCCCAGGAGTTCAGGACATCTGCTCTGCTTGGCACAAGACTTGTGGATCAAAAGCAAATTCTTGAAGAATTGGAAAACAAGCCTAAAGCGGCTCTGGTGA
- the LOC106835715 gene encoding T-cell surface glycoprotein CD1e, membrane-associated-like isoform X3, whose amino-acid sequence MLLLLLLLFKGLPCHGASTVASLLSSFHNLSAAHSSLSAPLLLGFHHPAAEEPLSYHFIQISSFANHSWAYTQASGWLGEVETEAWDSVSGTIRFLKPWSHGNFSKEEVKNLEALLELYLHSFTTEVQVFASQFQFEYPFELQVLFGCQMRAGKPSESFLNGAYQGSDFLSFQGNSWKPSPGAGSRAQNVCRVLNHYRVIKEIVQRLLSDTCPRLLASLLDAGKSELEQQVKPEAWVSKGPSPGPGRLLLVCHVSGFHPKPVWVMWMRGEQEQPGTQRGDVLPNADGTWYLRVTLDVTSGEAAGLTCRVKHSSPGGHDIIIHWDGNSILLILICLTVIVILVMLVVVDLRFKKQR is encoded by the exons atgctgctcctgctgctcctgctcTTCAAGGGACTTCCCTGCCATGGAGCAAGCACAGTGG CTTCTCTTCTCTCATCCTTTCACAATCTCTCCGCTGCTCATTCCTCTCTCTCAGCTCCCCTGCTCCTAGGATTCCATCATCCAGCAGCAGAAGAGCCCCTCTCCTACCACTTCATCCAGATCTCCTCCTTTGCCAACCACAGCTGGGCATACACCCAGGCCTCAGGCTGGCTGGGCGAGGTGGAGACTGAGGCCTGGGACAGTGTCTCGGGCACCATCCGCTTTCTGAAGCCCTGGTCCCACGGCAACTTcagcaaggaagaagtgaagaaCCTTGAGGCACTACTGGAGTTGTACTTGCACAGTTTCACTACGGAAGTGCAGGTCTTCGCCAGTCAGTTTCAGTTTGAAT ATCCCTTTGAGCTCCAGGTATTATTTGGCTGTCAAATGCGTGCAGGGAAACCCTCAGAAAGCTTCTTAAATGGGGCATATCAAGGAtcagatttcctcagtttccAAGGAAATTCCTGGAAGCCATCCCCAGGAGCAGGGAGTCGGGCTCAGAATGTCTGTAGGGTGCTCAATCACTACAGGGTTATTAAAGAAATCGTTCAGAGACTTCTCAGTGACACCTGCCCTAGACTTCTGGCAAGTCTCCTTGACGCAGGGAAGTCAGAGCTGGAACAACAAG TGAAACCAGAGGCTTGGGTGTCCAAAGGCCCCAGTCCTGGGCCTGGCCGTCTGCTGCTGGTGTGCCATGTCTCTGGCTTTCATCCAAAACCCGTGTGGGTGATGTGGATGCGGGGTGAGCAGGAGCAACCAGGCACTCAGCGAGGTGATGTGCTGCCCAATGCTGATGGGACATGGTATCTCCGAGTAACCCTGGATGTGACGTCTGGGGAGGCAGCCGGCCTGACTTGTCGAGTGAAGCACAGCAGTCCAGGAGGCCATGATATAATCATCCACTGGG ACGGAAACTCCATCTTGCTGATATTGATCTGTTTGACTGTAATAGTTATCTTGGTCATGTTGGTTGTAGTTGACTTACGGTTTAAAAAGCAGAGGTGA
- the LOC106835715 gene encoding T-cell surface glycoprotein CD1e, membrane-associated-like isoform X4, producing the protein MLLLLLLLFKGLPCHGASTVAPLLLGFHHPAAEEPLSYHFIQISSFANHSWAYTQASGWLGEVETEAWDSVSGTIRFLKPWSHGNFSKEEVKNLEALLELYLHSFTTEVQVFASQFQFEYPFELQVLFGCQMRAGKPSESFLNGAYQGSDFLSFQGNSWKPSPGAGSRAQNVCRVLNHYRVIKEIVQRLLSDTCPRLLASLLDAGKSELEQQVKPEAWVSKGPSPGPGRLLLVCHVSGFHPKPVWVMWMRGEQEQPGTQRGDVLPNADGTWWKLHLADIDLFDCNSYLGHVGCS; encoded by the exons atgctgctcctgctgctcctgctcTTCAAGGGACTTCCCTGCCATGGAGCAAGCACAGTGG CTCCCCTGCTCCTAGGATTCCATCATCCAGCAGCAGAAGAGCCCCTCTCCTACCACTTCATCCAGATCTCCTCCTTTGCCAACCACAGCTGGGCATACACCCAGGCCTCAGGCTGGCTGGGCGAGGTGGAGACTGAGGCCTGGGACAGTGTCTCGGGCACCATCCGCTTTCTGAAGCCCTGGTCCCACGGCAACTTcagcaaggaagaagtgaagaaCCTTGAGGCACTACTGGAGTTGTACTTGCACAGTTTCACTACGGAAGTGCAGGTCTTCGCCAGTCAGTTTCAGTTTGAAT ATCCCTTTGAGCTCCAGGTATTATTTGGCTGTCAAATGCGTGCAGGGAAACCCTCAGAAAGCTTCTTAAATGGGGCATATCAAGGAtcagatttcctcagtttccAAGGAAATTCCTGGAAGCCATCCCCAGGAGCAGGGAGTCGGGCTCAGAATGTCTGTAGGGTGCTCAATCACTACAGGGTTATTAAAGAAATCGTTCAGAGACTTCTCAGTGACACCTGCCCTAGACTTCTGGCAAGTCTCCTTGACGCAGGGAAGTCAGAGCTGGAACAACAAG TGAAACCAGAGGCTTGGGTGTCCAAAGGCCCCAGTCCTGGGCCTGGCCGTCTGCTGCTGGTGTGCCATGTCTCTGGCTTTCATCCAAAACCCGTGTGGGTGATGTGGATGCGGGGTGAGCAGGAGCAACCAGGCACTCAGCGAGGTGATGTGCTGCCCAATGCTGATGGGACATGGT GGAAACTCCATCTTGCTGATATTGATCTGTTTGACTGTAATAGTTATCTTGGTCATGTTGGTTGTAGTTGA
- the LOC106835782 gene encoding LOW QUALITY PROTEIN: olfactory receptor 10R2 (The sequence of the model RefSeq protein was modified relative to this genomic sequence to represent the inferred CDS: deleted 2 bases in 1 codon), whose amino-acid sequence MRCMSGCDSSWVPWCMMLVTDPKANGAVAKFSGVQNCFRVCGQDHGWVPFLHSPSASLQPVRSIFAFSLCCIPEQQYLPEGNFYTCLVPQFLHLVTQFLQLYPGDALDHLALEAKVACVPGSHGTVTMGDTVLDRLPLPGHCTDSRLKQTPSLLEKEACLLVQELWPKEKSCGLTHYRGLQRCSQGMEARERNLCLLSLPCFSLLVSSRKVLNTFYVFPLSQVTAENITMVTEFFLLGFSSLGEIQLALFVVFLFLYLVILSGNVTIVSVIRQDQSLHTPMYFFLGILSTSETFYTFVILPKMLINLLSVAQTICFICCAIQMFFFLGFAITNCLLLGVMGYDRYAAICHPLHYPILMNWQVCGKLATACGIGGFLASLTIVNLVFSLPFCGANKINHYFCDISPVIHLACTNTDVHEFVIFICGVLVLVVPFLFICVSYSCILRTILKIPSAEGRRKAFSTCASHLTVVIVHYGCASYIYLRPTANYVSSKDRLVTVTYTIVTPLLNPMVYSLRNKDVQVALRKVLGKKASVQLYN is encoded by the exons ATGAGATGCATGAGTGGGTGTGACTCCTCCTGGGTCCCTTGGTGTATGATGCTGGTGACAGACCCAAAGGCAAATGGGGCTGTAGCCAAGTTTTCGGGTGTACAGAACTGTTTCCGAGTTTGTGGCCAGGATCATGGTTG ggtgCCATTCTTGCACTccccctctgcctcactccagccAGTGAGATCCATCTTTGCGTTCTCCCTCTGCTGCATTCCAGAGCAGCAGTATCTCCCAGAGGGGAACTTTTACACATGTCTGGTGCCCCAGTTTTTACATCTGGTGACCCAGTTTTTGCAGCTGTACCCAGGGGATGCCCTTGATCACCTAGCTCTGGAGGCCAAGGTGGCTTGTGTTCCTGGGTCCCATGGAACTGTAACAATGGGAGACACAGTTCTTGACAGATTACCACTCCCAGGGCACTGCACAGATAGCCGACTGAAACAAACCCCTAGCCTTTTAGAGAAAGAGGCCTGTTTACTTGTCCAGGAGTTGTGGCCTAAGGAGAAATCTTGTGGTTTGACACATTATAGAGGCCTACAGAGGTGCTCTCAGGGAATGGAGGCTAGGGAACGAAATCTTTGCCTTCTTTCTCTGCCTTGCTTCAGCTTGCTGGTATCTTCCAGAAAG GTACTGAATACGTTTTATGTCTTCCCTCTT TCACAGGTCACAGCAGAAAACATCACCATGGTCACTGAATTCTTCTTGCTGGGTTTTTCGAGCCTTGGTGAAATTCAGCTTGCCCTCtttgtggtttttctctttctatatctAGTTATTCTCAGTGGTAATGTCACTATTGTTAGTGTCATCCGTCAAGATCAAAGCCTCCACACTCCAATGTACTTCTTCCTTGGCATTCTCTCAACATCAGAGACCTTCTACACCTTTGTCATCCTTCCCAAGATGCTCATCAATCTCCTCTCTGTGGCCCAAACAATCTGCTTCATCTGTTGTGCCATTCAAATGTTCTTCTTCCTTGGTTTTGCTATTACCAACTGCCTACTATTGGGAGTGATGGGTTATGATCGCTATGCTGCCATCTGTCATCCTCTGCATTACCCCATCCTTATGAATTGGCAGGTGTGTGGAAAATTGGCAACCGCTTGTGGGATTGGAGGCTTCTTGGCTTCACTAACAATAGTAAATTTAGTTTTCAGCCTCCCTTTCTGTGGTGCCAACAAGATCAACCATTACTTCTGTGACATCTCCCCAGTCATTCATCTGGCTTGCACCAACACAGATGTTCATGAATTTGTCATATTCATCTGTGGGGTTCTTGTACTTGTTGTCCCCTTTTTGTTCATCTGTGTTTCTTATAGCTGCATTCTGAGGACAATCCTAAAGATTCCGTCTGCTGAAGGCCGAAGGAAAGCTTTTTCCACCTGTGCCTCTCACCTCACTGTTGTTATTGTTCACTATGGCTGTGCTTCCTACATCTACCTGAGGCCAACAGCAAACTATGTGTCCAGCAAGGACAGGCTGGTAACGGTGACATACACCATTGTCACTCCATTATTAAACCCTATGGTATACAGTCTCAGAAACAAGGATGTACAAGTTGCTCTCAGAAAAGTGTTGGGGAAAAAAGCATCTGTACaattgtataattga